gagtttgtttttaaattaaggaTCAGTGACCTTACATGGTAATTTTCTATAGTATCTTTATAATATTGCATTTATAGTGAAACTAGAAACAGCAGTTTAAACAGTCTTACATGTACAGTTGTACAAAATGTTCTTAAGTACtcttattgtattattttctttatattttacatgcaaAACATCTATAAAACAATGCAATACAATCAGGGTTTGTCAATTTGTGCGGTCAGCAGTAAGATGACAAGTTTTGGACGAGACAAGCAGGTCAGCATTAAGAGCATGAGTTATGAAACGATAACAGCACAAAGAAGATATGATACGATAAAGaactgaaataaagtaaaaaactggagagatataaataaaatataagtcTACTATTCATGACATGAATCTACTATGTATTAGTATTGTATAATATCagtgtattgtatgtgtgtatatatgcagtCAGTTGATAGCATTTCTGCAGAGTAAACAGAAGTATTACATAACATTatgataatcataataatgactttatattaatacagcagctttaaaaacaatgtCCACAAAGTACAGAGAAAAAGTTAAACtataaaaaacatgatttgatttctaaaagctgagaaataaaaaataaataaataaaaacatcagaacagTAAAAagagttatatataaatattgttcCAAAGTCAAGGAGTCCTGatgcattttcacattttatatgtCACATGTTGGTCtgcaaaaaaaagctgtcagagCCAAAAGTCAAGTTCAGCTGAGATGTTTCTCAGTGATTTGGGTCTTTAAAGGTTAAAGGTTTGTTGTTAACCTGAGCTCGTGTACGTGCAACCGCTGTGCACTCAAACCCGCATGtgcattgttgtgttttgtcaagAAGTAGgtcatgtgtgtttcagtgtgtacaCACTGTCCTGCAAAGGTTATGCAGTGAAACATCTCTGACGTTTGTGTCTGGGCTGGAGGGTTTGAATCCAGATGTATGACGAGTTAGTTAGTGGAGTAATATCGATCCCTGACGCTGTTTTATTTACTCTGGTAAAGCAGTTTACGCACGTTTGGCAATGAAACTGTGTCACAGAGTAATGGGCTAAAGATAAAAGTTATCCATTATAATGCATTTTTTCAGTTGGCCTGATTTAAATAAGTTCATTAAAGCATGATGTGCTCGACTCAAAGGTTTGAGTTTTCTAAAATGAGTGTGAGACATGGTATTTTTTAGAGCCTGGTCCTGCGGTGTCTGTCCTACTTGTAATGGATAGGAGGCGACACACAGCAGGAGCTGTGGAGAGCTATTTGGGGAGTACAAATACCTGACACTAGGAGTAGGAGGTGTGACCAAAAGGAGAGGATGGAAAGAAGATTAGATAATCGTTGTTAATGTCCTCTAAGATTAATGGCAAATCTTCTTTTGCCTGCAAAGCAACACTGCGCagtccagtttcagagtgtaatcccactgtggtaaatatggacagctgtactcaacaacaacacaagacataaatataagaaataaaaggctgaaagacagaccaagctctcaccaaccactaaaagcttcctccgtcaacgtcttcttcgctctcttctcctctgccattatgtccagagaggctgctgagcccggttacattgcctccttacccagctcctgttctagcatgacaaaacctcctcttcttcttcatggtggtcctgtggtacaaacactaacactcccccggtgctgTTAGCTCACAATCCGGGCAGCCCGcctatcaaactgagctaacagcagctacagctgtcagcagtttacttcactgtccatcataaactctgtaaatcacagagagttgaggcggagcagccggaggacatcagagggaaaaccagaaaacatttcctccataaaatatgatccagtttcaccagaatcagtgaaatagttgctgctgtgtgacttagtgccgtaaagcgttacgtacttctcccgacccggagcccaaagttacatagtgtgagaacagatgtacggatgacagagacaccgCTCACCTGATGACACATTACAAACAGATTAATTGCTAATCAAAATAATCACGAGTcaaatgcattttgttatttcagaAACCCGCTGCCTGGCCAGGTGTTTCCTGTCAAAGATAGTCATGTCATCTACAGTGCTCCTCAGTCTGCTCCGATGTGGTCGCTCCACCATCGCAAGACAAACCTTCCTCACCGCACGCTCCTCGCCGGAAACCTCCACAGCTTCTGGGCAGGTGAAtctacatatgtttttttttgtcagtgattCATATCACAACGTCAAAATACGCATAGAGCATATTACAAAACATTAGCCTCATTGTCTGAATTAACACCCTGCAGGTCCGTGGGGCATTGTTTGGGGTGGTGGGTGTACGACGGGCCAGCGGGTCAGTCCGCTTTGACAGTGACGGCAGCGGTCGGCCAATCACCTGGGACTCATTTGGTATCTGGGACAACAGGATAGAAGAACCAGTGCTGCTGCCCTCCAGCATCAGATATGGAAAACCCATTCCACAGGTAACCacaaggatggatggatggatggatggatgagcaTTTGGCTCCATGGGTGGGTAAATCATGaactgatgaaatgatgatgaattgtactcctcaccctctctctcagGTCAGTCTGTCCCGGGTTGGCAGTGCGTCTATTTTGGGTCTCAGGAAGCAAAACGAGGACCGTCTCCGTGTCGCCCGTATCCATGACAACCTTCTTTACTTTGCCGTGTTTGATGGCCACGGCGGCCCGCACGCTGCTGACTACTGCTACACCTTCATGGAGAAGCATATCAGGTTGGAACATTTCAATATTTGTTACTAGAACATAAATAACCGCTTCGTTACACAACATGAACTCAGttattgaatgtttttgtgtccaGAGATGCTTTGGAGGAGGACGATGATCTGGAGAAGGTTTTAAAGAAAGCCTTTTTAGATGCCGACAAGGCGctacacacacatctcagcTACTTCAACAATGGTGAGTCATACACAAGCACAGAAGAATGAAGACCACGCCAATAGTGCCTTGTAATTCACCATGAATGCCCCCATAACGCACTCTAGATTTGGACTTCATATCTGTTGTTTCTAGTTCTTACTTTCTAATAAATCTTAACATTGTAGCAGGGAAAGTGATGGAAATAAATCCAGGACTTCATTGGACATTGGAAAGTATGAAATACTGCACACTTATCAAGTATCCATCCCTCGTTTCCTCCTCAGCTTCCTTCCTGACAGCTGGCACAACGGCGACGGTTGCTATGCTACGTGATGGGGTTGAGCTGGTGGTCGGTAGCGTCGGTGATAGCCGGGCAATGGTGTGCAGGAAGGGACAAGCCAACAAGCTCACCAAAGATCACACACCTGACCGCAAGGACGAGCTACACCGGTACACCTTTTCACTACAGCAGACACTGTTTCTACTGATCAACGTTTTGCAAACAGGTTCCagctgatggagaaaaaaagtcCTACATCAGGGACTTTACACATTGGAAGTTAAAATGTGGTGCAATCATATGATGTTTTATTGCAACAAGAAAGACAAGCACAGGAGGACAGCTCTTTAAGAAAGTATAGTCTAAAGTTTAGAAAAAGCTCGGGAAACAGTTTAGACTCTAAACTGTTTCCCGAGCTTTTTCGTCTTCCTTTTCTGAGTAGAGAATTGCATAGTCAACAGTGGAACTTGGAGCTTGGAGGACTTCTCGGCATGGGTACCCATTGTTTCCTTCAGTTGTGAACACAGTTTCTTGAGATTCTTGAGATTTGCTCAAAAATCTAAAGGTAGTTCTTGTCCAGAGTGATCAGCACTGAAGGAAGTCAGTGGAGCAGCTGGGTTCAGGTTTCCCAACAGTCATTCTGGTTGTAAATAGACTTGATGACGGCTGGCAGCGAGTCAGTGCCTTGCTCGAGGACTCTCCTGCATACACTGGGTCCAGTTAATCCAGTAGATGAAATGAGAGCAAAGCTGTGGGATGACAGATTTATCTCAAAGCATCTGGTATTATGAAACAGCAGAAGGAAGCTATGTTTAACTCTGGATATCACCCAAACACATGTTAGCGCTGCAGTGTTGAGTTTCCAAGTCGCTGACCTACAGAAACATTACACTGTCCTTAAACGTCACTCGTGTGTGTTTaaggtaataaaataaaagcatcaccCCACTACAAGTATTGGAGATGTAAACAGGAGATGAAACCTGCTATCACTTTTAAACTGGaccagtgtgttttctgtatttgtgttcagGATCCAGAGGTTCGGTGGCTTTGTGACGTGGAACAGTGTTGGTCAAGCTAACGTTAATGGACGGCTCGCCATGACTCGCAGCATCGGAGACTTCCACCTAAAAACCAGCGGCGTCATCGCTGAGCCCGACACACAGCGACTCACCGTGAGTCCCGGTGCAGCTCCATCTGGTATCGCAGGTTTTATTCTGCTGCTATTCGATTCATGAAGTTCATTGTGTTGGACACATTTCAATCATCTGCAAACTTTTGGCTCAACTTTCATCCAACTAAGATGCTTTTAAAGTCAGCTACGTGTGTGTATAGGGAAGAAGGTCAAAGTGGGTTAAGTGTCATATTTAAGTTTAAGTAGTTGGTTCTGTTGCCATACTTTCATCTTGGCAACAAGTCTGTTTTGCAGCAATGTGTTGAGAACGatgcctttctttctttacaaatcgtatttgtatattttctttactTACAGGTCCATTGTCTAAAAGATAATGTACTTTAAGGGatttaaagtgaaaaatgagATTTGTTATGATTTTGTTGAATCTTTCATAGACACCACAGCTCACAGGGCTACAGGAGCCCTAGAATGGACGAACTGAAAACTATCTTTTTAGGGCTTTTTGTAAATTTCTTGGCCAGCGTAATTTCTCTTTTCATGAGAGGATTACATCAGGGAGTTGCAATTCCACAACTGAAGCACTCGACGTTGCTACATTTTACACATTGGTCTTTAAAGAAGGGTTAAATGAAACATTCTAGATCGTAACACTAGATTTGGTCAAAATATTCTGGACTTGACAAAGCCTTTAGGAAGTTCAGGTTACGCACTGTAGTGCATTTAGGTCGGAGGTAATGGTGCATGAACTGACTTAGTTTACTTATTATTTTGGTTCCTACATTTAACGTTTCCTTTTCGTTTAGCGTGGGACACGAACAGCAGCTTTCTGGCAGAACTTGTCCCACATGTACAAACAGTTTCCAACCAGACACGAGCCTGAAACACGAACGCGGGAGAGCCTGACCTCCcgttctgtctctgcaggtccAGCACGCCAACGACTCCTTCCTGGCTTTGACCACCGACGGCATAAACTTCCTGCTGAGTGACCAGGAGATCTGCGATGTCATCAAACAGTGCCCAGAccccacagaggctgctgatgTCATTGCTCAGCAGGTACCACAGACTACAGAGCTGATAGGAAGTCAGATACAGAAACAGAGAATCTCAtcaattttcaaataaaactaGAAGCAAAAGTAAAACGACCAAAGCTGAGCAGGTTAACACAGCATGGCGGACAAAACGATATGTGACTGTTTCTGGTAAGCACAAGAAGTCGAGGGGGAAAAATAACGTATAAATgaataatgtctgtttttaaggCGTTGCAGTACGGCTCGGAGGACAACTCCACCATCGTCATCGTCCCTTTCGGAGCCTGGGGAAAACATCAGAGCTCTACCGCCATCTACAGCATGAGCAGGAACTTCGCTTCAAGTGGGAGATGGGCGTAGACGACATCAAAACTTCAGTACTCTAAAACGGTCAACAAAATGAGTTTGAgttcaaagaaacaaatatattcaaacaCCAAATTTACTGTAAACCACCCTGAAATCATCTGATGAAACCTGCGACCCCCTCGAATCCACAGTAAGAATTTCCCAGTGTATATAGAGTGTATATTAATATGTTGTACATACAGAGAGgtttgctgcagtgtttgttaaTCTTCGCACTTTGTGTGTGCGTCTACACATTTcacatctctctgtgtttgcttaTTCTGGATTTGAACAGAAATTCTATCATGTTACCAAAAGTGCCAATTACACTACGATACATTCGCACCTGTAAGGTAACATACAACGATGACGTGAACGGATTGTTCGCTGGTATTGAACATTTTGTTAGACATTTGACTTGGGGAAGGGCTGAAGTGGAACCAATGGAAACACAACAGATGACAAATGCTTcataaagaaattaaaaccaAAATCAAACCTGCTGATAACTGCAGCgtctttattgtttatttctgtgctcAGCCAAACTAACTTGTATAATTATAGAACAGACTGTCTACTGTGCAATATATTCagattaaaatatgaaatgaaacgGAAAAATTGAACTTTAATTGGACTGATTGTATCTCACGTCCACATTATTCAACTCCGTGATGGACGGGTAAAAGTAGTGATTACTTCATGTTGTCATCACCAATAACATCACACATGGGCGGTCTGTGTTACAAGAAATTATTCAGATTTGACTGTTTTAATCCAGTTAACTGTCGTATGTTGGGTATGACGACAAAAAtaagtgtatttttatattttctgatctgttttctgatctttgacctttgacctccctgTGGAGACAGACTCTGTGTACAACAATAAAGTTTCACATGTCAAacttcactttgtttctttaacTGCTGATTGCAAACCCCTCACATCACCAGCTCTGGGGTCTTTCTTAAATTCCCATCCTCAAATAACTTTAGTACAGTTACTTTAAACTATTACTtttctttgattgacagctggttTTCCTTCTCTGACGTCCAATAGCGTAACAGGAACCACCTGCCCTCCCAGTGTGTGACGAGGCGTTCACTGGCTCTGGGTAATTATAGAGACTAAGATTTCTGGAATTCCTtcacgtgacacacacacacacacacacacacacacacagacgtcagTGACACAAAATACACATGGACACAAGAACTTGACCCAGAAAACCTTGTGacggactgtgtgtgtgtgtgctgaccttCACGAAATGTCTCAATAACTGTTGGCGTGTGTCCGTACACGGCAGCAAGgttgaataaacacacatttgtgtaaagagacagatttcgtgtgtgtgtttgtgacatcaGCTTGAATATGTTTCAAACAGAACTTTTAACTCTCAGTGCTGTTGTAGTTATCACCATCACCAGTAGATGGAGCTTGTTATATACAAACTGTCACACCATAGAAAGAAAAAGTCTGTTTATATGTTTGGGTCGTCATGGTGCTGCCAAGATTTCACTCAGAGccaataaacacaaagcagtAAGACCCTTACGACAATTAGATGTGATTTCAgcagtacatttactcaagtactgtactcgACCAGCTTTATTTACTGTGCAgatgtaaacattcatgtaaaTTAGGAAGTATTATTGTTGCTAATTAGTcatttaaatgtccagtgtgtccgatcagaatcactttaattgGCCTGGTATATGTACGCACTTTGCTCTACAAACATATACAGACATAGGTACagttaaaaatcaaacagaGGACCTGACACGtaaacataaacaagaacatATATAGTCTGCATCCACCTTGGGCCATCTTGGTCTTGATTTAGTGTGTCTATTGtttaatcacctaaaaataatgtttaactCTATTTTTTAGTTCTAtttcctatttatttatttctattttttactttttatatagtttagtttgcacaggtttaatttaaactcagatttctctttttccttctatGTTTTGGTTTATATACTCATTCTGCACAGAGTTTGGATAATGGTTTATAAAGTACATGTAtgtgcgtgttcatactgtatgttcaggAGATATATTCTATATATGGGGGCAGGAATAAATAAGCACAGGGTTGGTGTTAGTACCACAGCTAATATgttaatacttttgtacttttactttagattTACTCAGAACTGAGTATTTTTAAGGTGGTATTTCTTAAACTAATGGTAGTGGCTGCACAAATTTGACTTTTCTAATCAAACAGCGTCCTCATCTTCATGAGTAATAAATACAATCACACGATAATTTAGTATTTTCTGCAGTTTACTGCTGCTATACCAGGCTATGTCCTCACATATTCTTTCTGTCTGATCACAGGTTGTCTTTACCTGGAACATCCAGGTGTAAGCAATCACACCTCACCTGTGTCCAGACGAATTAAGTTAAGACGAGTTCTGCTGAGGCGTCTACAGTCGAGAGCCTCGATCTAATGCTCATGTTGGATATGTTGTTGTATTGCTTTGATGTGTTTGAGGCTGTAGTGATGGAAGCacagttgttttgtgtgttaattACCTGATTGTCTAATTAGTTCGACtgatgcagagagaggaagactcCGGACAGAGCGGAGCTGATTGGTAAGTGATTTCTTACTCTTAAACTTTCCACTGTCCGTCCTTTGGGATAATTTTTGAGCCTTTAagtgtctttaaaatgaaaatgttctgttAGTTTTTGGTCAAACTATTTACACACCATCATGagtaaatgtatatatttatgctACTTTCACTAAAATTTAAAAgcaaattgtactttttacttcactacatttgtctgacagcttcagttaGTAGTTACAGatcaatattttttacaaacaatcagtgatttttatttgaaatatgatGCTACTGTATGAAAAATggaagaaagatagaaaaacaaactgtcgcgtcatgttttcagtggtgAACGTAAACCTGCAGTGTCATGTTTTATCAGACTTGCTGACTAATGATCTGGCAGAAGGAGGAAGTGCTGCTCACGGCTTGGTCTGAATCAGCTAAAGAATAGTTTCATCACTCGGTTTGctgagagaaaagttacattAAGTAACTTTCCTCTCAAACTCATGTGAGACAGAGTTCATTTgagacagtgaagtaaactgtagctcatgttagctcagtttgttagctgggctgtccagactgtaaactcagagcaccggggggagtgttagtgtttgtaccacaggaagAGAGACGGGGAGTGGTGCCTGCatcgtgccagaacaggagccaggcaatgtaaccaggctcagcatcCTCTATGGAcacaatggcagaggagaagaggccaAAGAGGACGTTgccgctggacaagagtaaatgtgggactgacttttagtggttggtgagagcttggtgaaataaaaggctgaaagaca
Above is a genomic segment from Larimichthys crocea isolate SSNF chromosome XIV, L_crocea_2.0, whole genome shotgun sequence containing:
- the ppm1ka gene encoding protein phosphatase 1K, mitochondrial → MSSTVLLSLLRCGRSTIARQTFLTARSSPETSTASGQVRGALFGVVGVRRASGSVRFDSDGSGRPITWDSFGIWDNRIEEPVLLPSSIRYGKPIPQVSLSRVGSASILGLRKQNEDRLRVARIHDNLLYFAVFDGHGGPHAADYCYTFMEKHIRDALEEDDDLEKVLKKAFLDADKALHTHLSYFNNASFLTAGTTATVAMLRDGVELVVGSVGDSRAMVCRKGQANKLTKDHTPDRKDELHRIQRFGGFVTWNSVGQANVNGRLAMTRSIGDFHLKTSGVIAEPDTQRLTVQHANDSFLALTTDGINFLLSDQEICDVIKQCPDPTEAADVIAQQALQYGSEDNSTIVIVPFGAWGKHQSSTAIYSMSRNFASSGRWA